GCCCTCGCCCAGCGCGGTGTCGAGCCCCTCGGGCAGCTCCCGCACCCAGCCCTCCGCTCCCACGGCGGTCAGCGCGGCCCACAACTCCTCGTCCCCCGCGCCGGGTTCGGCGATGAGGAGGTTGTCGCGGACCGTGCCCAGGAAGACGTGGTGCTCCTGGGTGACCAGGACGACCTGGCGCCGCAGCTGCTCGGGGCCGAGCCCGACCACCGGTACCCCGCCGACGGTCACCGTCCCCGACGTGGGCGCGTCGACGCCCGCGAGCAGCCTGCTCAGCGTGGTCTTCCCGGCACCGGACGGACCCACCACCGCGAGCCGTTCACCGGGGCGCACGGTCAGGTCGACACCGTGCAGGACCTCGACGCCACGGCCGTAGGAGTAGTGCACGCCGGTCACGTCGATACGGTCGTCGACGGGAGCGGGAGAGCCTCCCTCGGTCGAGCGCGGAGCCTGCGCGAGGCCCTCCACGCGGGCGAACGAGGCCCCGCCGGACTGGAGTTGCTCGACCCGCACCAGGATCTGGTCGAGTGGAGTGGCCAGTTGCTGCAGATACAGGGCGGCCGCCACGACCGAGCCCAGACTCATCACGCCCCGCGCGTGCAGCATCCCGCCGACCAGCAGCACGCCCGCCACGGGCAGGATGTACGCCACCTCCACCACGGGGAAGAACACACTGCGCAGGTAGAGGGTGAACAGGCGGGTGCGCCGGGCCGTGTCGAGGGCGTCCCGGCTCGCCTGCACGCGCCGCTCCTCAAGCCGATGCGCCTCGACCGTGCGGGCACCGGACGCGGTGGCCCCGAGGATCTCGGCGACGTCCGAGGTGGCCGCGCCCTCGGCCAGATAGCCGTCCCTGGCCCGCCGCAGATACCAGCGCAGGACGAACCAGATCGGCAGCAGACCGAACACGCCGACCGTGCCCAGCAGCGGGTCCAGGACGAAGACCGCGGCGAGCAGGAACACGAACTGCACGCTGTTGATGAGCAGTTCGGGTCCCGCGTCCCGCAGGGTGGTGCCGACGGTGGCCACGTCCGCGGTGCCGCGGGCGGTGAGGTCGCCGGTACCGGCGCGTTCCACGACGGAGGCGGGCAGGGCGAGGGTGCGGTCCACGAACTCCTCGCGGACCCGGGCGAGGGTGCGTTCGCCGAAGCGGTGGCCGACGTAGCGGGCCCAGCGGGACAGGACCAGTTGGGCGAGGGAGCAGAGCACCAGGGTGAGGGCGAGCCGGTCCACCGCGGCCACGCCGTGCCCCTTGCGCACCTCGTCGATGATCCGGCCCAGCACCCAGGGACCGGCCAGGCCCGCCAGCGCGGCAAGGGAGTTCAGGGCGAGCGCGGCGGTGAAGGCCCGGGTGTCGGCCTTCACCAGGCGGGTGGTGGCCCGGCGGACGTCCGCGGGTTCCGCCACGGGGAGCTGGTTCATCGCACGACTTCCTCTGCGTCCGTGTCCCGCGCGACCAGGGCCCGGTAGCCGGGGTCGGTGGAGAGGAGGTCGCGGTGGGTTCCGGTGGCCGCGAGTTTGCCTTCGGCCAGGTAGAGAACCGTGTCGGCGTGGTCGAGCAGCAGGGGGGAGGTGGTGGTGACGAGCGTCGTACGGCCGTCCCGGGCCTCGCGCAGCCGCTCGGCCACGAGTGCCTCGGTGTGGGCGTCCAGGGCCGAGGTGGGTTCCATGGCCAGGAGGATCTCCGGGTCGGCGAGGAGGGCTCTCACCAGGCGGACGCGTTGGCGCTGGCCGCCGGAGAGGTTGCGGGCCTGGGCGTCCATGGGGGAGTCGAGGCCGTCCGGGAGGCCCTGCACGATGTCGTCCGCCGCTGCCGCGTGCAGGGCGGCTGCGAGTTCGTGGGAGCTTGTCGCGCCCCGCGGCGGAGCCGTATCTCGGTACAGCCCCGCGCCCCTGGAGGGCGCCACCACCTCGCGCAGGTCGCCCGCGAACAGGTCCGCCTCGTGGTCCGCCACCAGGATGTGCTCCCTGACCTGGGACAACCGGATCTCCTCCAGCGGTACTCCGCCCCAGGTCGCCGTCGAGGCGGTGTAGCGGCCCAGGCGGTCCAGGACGGCTGCCGCGTCCGCGGGCCGCGTGCAGGCCAGGGCCGTCAGGCGGCCCGGGAGGACGCGTACGCCCGACTCCGGGTCGTGCAGTACCGACGGCTCCGACGGGGCGTCCCGCGTGCCCAGGTCCTCCATCGGCTCCAGGCGCAGGAACCGTACGACCCTGCGCGCCGCCACCACACCGCGGCTCAGCTGGTATCCGCACTCCACCCAGAACGCCACCGGGCCCACCAGGACCGCGACATAGCCGTACACCGCCACCAACTCGCCCACGGTGATGTCGCCCTGGGCGGCCAGACGGGCCGCGAGCCAGGTGACCACGGCGAGGAACAGGGTGGGCAGGCCGACGCCGAGGGCCTGGACCCAGCTGGTGACCGCGCCGACCCGGTAGCCCTGGGCCCGCAGGCGTTGGCTGTCCCGGTGGAAGGCGTCGGCGACCAGGCTCTTGCCGCCGAGGCCGTTCAGCACGCGCAGGCCGCCCGCGAGGTCGGCGATACGGGCGGTGAGGACGCCCTGGCGGTCCCGGTACTCCGTCTCGGCCCCCTGGAGACGGGACAGGAACGGACCCACGAGGAGGACGACCGCCGGCATGCCGAGCAGGACCACGACCGCGAGCACCGGGGACACCGAGATCAGCACGGCGGCGACCGTCAGATAGGCGGCGCACGCCCCGACCCCCGGGCCGACGACGGTCAGGGCGCCGGCGATCGTCTGCACGTCACCGACGCCGATCGTGACGACCTCCCCGGCGCCGGTCCGGCGCGAGAGCGCGGCACCGAGACGGACCGCCTGTCCGACGACCACCTTGACCGTGCGGAAGTTGGCGTCCATCCGCACCCGGGTCATCGTGCGGTGCCGCATGATGCTCAGCCAGGCGTTGAAGGAGCCGACCGCGAACAGCGCGAAGCTCCAGCCGGCGAGCGCCGTCCAGTCGCCCGGCTCCAGGCCCTCGTCGATGGCCTTCGCCATCAGATACGGCGTCGCCGCCAGCAGCACCATCCAGGAACTGCCCAGCAGCGCCCCGGCGACGGACCGCCCCGGCTGGCAGCGGACCAGCCACCACAGATACCGCCAGCCGCCGCGGACGTCGGGCGTGCCGGGGTCCTCATAGGCGTCGATCATCAGTCCCCCTGGTAGGTCGCGCAGGTCACCTGGATCACGCGAGGCTGTCCCGCCACGCCCGGTGCAGATCCGCGAACCGGCCCGTGCCCGCGACGAGTTCGGCCGGTGCGCCGTCCTCGACGATCCGGCCGTGCTCCATGACCAGGACCCGGTCCGCGATCTCGACGGTCGACAGCCGGTGCGCGATCACGACGGCCGTACGGCCCTTCAGGACCGTCGCCATCGCGCGCTGCACGGCCCGCTCGCCCGGGATGTCCAGCGAACTGGTCGCCTCGTCCAGGATCAGCACCGCCGGGTCGGCGAGCAACGCCCGCGCGAACGCCACGAGTTGACGCTGACCCGCGGAGATGCGGCCGCCTCGCTTGCGGACGTCCGTGTCGTAGCCGTCGGGCAGGGCGCTGATGAAGTCGTGCGCGCCGATCGCCTTCGCGGCCTGCTCGATCTCCGCACGGCTCGCGTCCGGGCGGCCGATCGCGATGTTCTCGGCGACCGTGCCGGAGAACAGGAACGCCTCCTGCGTCACCATGACGACCCCGCGCCGCAGCTCGGGGACGGCCAGGTCGCGCAGGTCCGTGCCGTCCAGGAGGACCCGGCCGTCCGAGGGGTCGTAGAAACGGGCGAGAAGCTTGGCGAGCGTCGACTTCCCGGCGCCGGTCGAGCCGACCACCGCGACCGTCTGCCCGGCGGGCAGGGTCAGATCGAAGCGGGGGAGCACCTCGCCGCCCGTGCGGTAGGCGAACCGCACGCCGTCGAAGACGACCTCGCGGCCCGGGTGTTCCGACTCCGGTGCCGGGAGCTGCCGGGGTGTGGCGGGCTCCGGGACGGTCGGGGTCTGGGCCAGCAGGCCCGCGATCTTCTCCAGGGAGGCCGCCGCCGACTGGTAGGAGTTCAGGAACATCCCGAGCCGGTCGATCGGGTCGTACAGCCGCCGCAGATACAGCACCGCCGCCGCCAGCACGCCCAGCTCCAGCGAACCCTGCGCCACCCGGTAGGCGCCCCACAGCACGATCCCCGCGACGGCCGTGTTGGCGACCAGCCGGGACCCGACGACATAGCGGGCCATCTCCAGGAGCGCGTCGCCGTTGACCCGCTCGTGCCGTTTGTTCAGGACGGCGAAGTCGGCGTCGTTGGCCGCCTCGCGGCGGAACGCCCGCACCGGCCGGATGCCGTTCATCGTCTCCACGAACTTCACGATCACGGCGGCGATGGCGGTCGACCGCTGCGTGTACACCCGTCCCGCCCGCCGCCGGTAGCCGCGCATGAGCAGGTACAGCGGCACGAAGGACGCCACCGCGACCGCGCCGAGGGCGAGATCCAGCCAGAGCAGCAGGGCGGAGATGTACAGGAAGGAGAGGACGACGGTGACGAGCTCCTGGAGGCCCTCGCTGAGGAGTTCGCGCAGCGACTCCACGTCCGCCGTCGAACGGGAGATGAGCCGGCCCGAGGTGTAGCGCTCGTGGAAGTCGACGCTCAGCGCCTGGGCGTGCCGGAAGATCCGGCCGCGCAGGTCGAGCAGCACGTCCTGGTTGACGCGGGCGGAGACCAGGATGAACGCGTACTGGAGCCCGCCGGAGACCAGCGCGCACAGCAGATAGCCGACGCCCACCGCGATCAGCGGGCCGTTGTCGTGGTCCCGGAACGCGGGGACGGCGTGGTCGATCGCGTACGCCACCAGCAGCGGGCCCGCCTGGACGGCCGCCTGCTGGAACAGCAGCAGGAGGGTCGTGACGGTGACGCGCGCCCTCATCGGGGCGAGCAGCGAACGCAGCAGGAGGGACGTGGCGCGCGGGGGAGTGGGCAGGACGTCGCGGTCGAAGGCGTCGTCGGTGTCCTTCGGTCCGGACAGGCCGGGTTCCTCGTCCGCGGTGGGCGCGGACGCAGTGGGGGCCGTCATCGGGCGCACTCCTCTTCCCTGGACTCTTCCCGGGGCTCTTGGCCGGGCTCCGTCCTGCTCTCGTCCCCCGGCTCCTCCCCGGCCCCGGACATCAGGTGGGCGTACTCGGCGTTCGTGCGCAGGAGTTCGTGATGGGTACCGACAGCCGTGATGCGGCCGTCCGACAGCAGGGCGACCCGGTCGGCGAGCTGCACGGTGGAGGGGCGGTGCGCGACGATCAGGGCGGTGGTGTCCGCCAGTACATCCCGCAGGGCCGCCTCCACCGCTGCCTCCGTGTGGACGTCCAGGGCGGACAGGGGGTCGTCCAGGACGAGGAAACGGGGGGCGCCGACCACGGCCCGTGCGAGGGCCAGGCGTTGGCGCTGACCGCCGGAGAGGCTGAGGCCCTGCTCGCCGACCTGGGTGTCGGTGCCCTGGGGAAGGGCGTACACGAAGTCCGCCTGGGCGACGGACAGGGCCCGGTCCAGTTCTCCTTCGTCCGCGCCCATCAGGACGTTGTCGCCGACGCCGGTGGAGAACAGGGTGGGTTCCTCGAAGGCCACGGCGACCTTCGAGCGCAGCTCCTGCCTGGACATCGCGGTGATGTCCTCGCCGTCCAGGGTGATGTGCCCGGAGGTCAGTTCGTGGAGGCGGGGGACCAGGGCGGTGAGAGTGGTCTTGCCGCTGCCTGTCGCGCCCACGAGGGCCATCGACTCGCCCGGGCGGATGTGGAGGTCGATCAGGTCGAGGATCGGCGGGGAGTCCTCGGGGGCGTCGGGGTAGCGGAAGCGGACGTGGTGGAACCGGAGGCCGTCGGAGTCGGCTGCGGGCCGGTGGGGGCCTGCCGCGCGGTTCCCTTCCTCCTGTTCCGGCACTTCGTCCATGGCCTCGAAGTAGCGCTCCGTCGCCGTGGCCGCCTCTTGGCTCATCGCCAGCAGGAAGCCGATGGAGTCCACCGGCCAGCGCAGCGCGAGTGCCGTCGACAGAAAGGCGACCAGGGTGCCCGCGGACAGCGAACCGTCCGCCACCTGTACGCAGCCCAGGACCAGCGCCGCCCCGATCGCCACCTCCGGGAGCGTCACGATGACGCCCCAGATGGCCGCCAGCAGCCGCGCCTTGCGCAGCTCGGTCCCCCGCAGCGTCCCCGACAGGTCCCGGAACGCCCGCGCCTGTGACCGGTGGCGGCCGAAACCCTTGATGATCCGGATGCCGAGGACGCTCTCCTCGACGACCGTCGTGAGGTCGCCGACCTGGTCCTGGGCGAGGCGGGCCACACCGGCGTAGCGCCTCTCGAAGATCACGCAGGTGATCATCACCGGGATGGCCGGACCGAGGATCACCAGACCCAGGGCCCAGTCCTGGAGCAGCATGATGATCACGCCGACGATGATGGTCACGGCGTTGACCAGCAGGAACGTCAGAGGGAAGGCGAGGAACATCCGCAGGAGCATGAGGTCCGTAGTGCCCCGGGACAGGAGCTGGCCGGATGCCCAGCGGTCATGGAAGGCCACCGGGAGCCGCTGGAGGTGCCGGTACAGGCCCGCCCGCATCTCCGCCTCCACGTGGGAGAGCGGTCTCGCCACCAGCCAGCGCCGCAGTCCGAACAGCAGCGCCTCCGCGAACCCGAGCAGCAGCAGGTACAGGGCCCCGCGCCACACGCCAGCCGTGTCGTGGTCGGCGATCGGGCCGTCCACCATCCACTTCAGGACGAGCGGGATCACCAGCCCCGTACAGGAGGCCAGGATCGCGACGGACGCGGCGGTGAACAGCCGCGCGCGAGCCGGCCGGACATACGGCCACAGGCGCAGCAGGGTCCGTACGGCCGACCGGTCCTTGGTGTTTGCACGTGTCGTGGACATCAGGTGCGAGCCTACGGACCGGCACTGACAACGCCCACCGAGTTTTGGCCCGACCGCAATCGGCCGCCGGACCTACGACCTGCATGTTCGCGGGGTCGTACGAGGGCATCCACCGATCGGTTGATGCCGGGTCGAGCGCGACGGGCGATGTGGCGGCGGGCCCCGCACCGGCACGCTGATGCCATGTCCGTCATCGAAGTGAGCGAACTGCGCAAGTCCTACGGCGGCCGGACCGTCGTCGACGGGATCTCCTTCACCGTCGAGGAGGGCGAGATCTTCGGGATCCTCGGCCCGAACGGCGCCGGCAAGACCACCACCGTCGAGTGCGTGGAGGGCCTCAGGGTCCCCGACGCGGGCCGGGTCCGGGTCACCGGCCTCGACCCCGTCGCCAACCACGCGCGTGTGGCCCGCGTGCTGGGCGCCCAGCTCCAGGAGAGCGAACTCCAGGCCAAGCTCACCGTCCGCGAGGCCCTGGAGCTGTACACCGCGTTCCACGAGAAGCCCGTCGACTGGCGGCCGCTCGCCGAGCGACTCGGACTGGCCCAGAAGCTCACCACCCGGTTCGGCAGGCTCTCCGGTGGCCAGAAGCAGCGCCTGTTCATCGCGCTGGCCCTGGTCGGCAACCCCCGGATCGTCGTCCTGGACGAGCTGACCACCGGTCTCGACCCGCGCGCCCGCCGCGACACCTGGGAGCTGATCGAGGACATCCGCGCGAACGGCGTCACCGTTCTGCTCGTCACCCACTTCATGGAGGAGGCCCAACGGCTCTGCGACCGGATCGCCGTCATCGACAAGGGCCGGGTCGCCGCCCTGGACACCCCGGCGGGACTCATCCGGCGCTCGGCGGGCGGCACCGTCATCAGCTTCACGCCCTCCGCCCCGCTGGACGACCGCGAGCTGAACGCGCTGCCCGGGCTCGCCGCCATCGAGCACCGCGAAGGCCGCCTCACCCTGTCCGGCACCGACGAGACCGTCAACGCCGTGCTCACCCTGCTCGCCCGCCGCCATGTCACCGCCCACCAGCTCCGTGTCGTCGACGCCACCCTCGACGACGCCTTCCTCGACCTGACCCAGGAGGCCACGGCATGAACACCGCCGTACTGAGGACCGAAGTCCGTCTCTTCCGCCGCGAACCGGGCGCCCTCTTCTGGATCGTGCTGTTCCCGACCCTGCTCCTGGTGATCCTCGGCTCGATCCCGTCCTTCCGGCACCACGAGGCCGACCTCGGCGGCCTCAGGACCATCGACGTCTACGTCCCCGTGGCCGTGCTCCTGGGCATGATCGTGGGCGGCCTCCAGTCCATGCCGCAGACCCTCACCGGCTACCGCGAGCGCGGCATCCTGCGCCGCATGGCCACGACTCCGGTCCGGCCCTCCGCCCTGCTGTCCGCGCAGATGACCGTCTACGGCGGTGCCGCCCTGGCGTCCGCACTCGTCGCCCTCGCCGTCGGCCGGCTCGCCTTCGACGTGACTCTGCCCGAGCAGCTCTTCGGATACCTGCTCGCCCTGGTCCTCGCCGTCCTGGCCGCCCTCGCACTCGGCGCGGTGATCTCCGCCCTGTCCCGGACGACGAAGATCGCCGGTGCCATCGGGTCCGCCGTGTTCTTCCCGTCGATGTTCTGCGCGGGCGTGTGGGCGCCGGTGCAGACCATGCCGCACCTGCTCGCCCGGATCGTCGGGTACACCCCGTTCGGCGCGGCCGCCGAGGCCCTGAACCGGGCCGCCGCGGGCCACTGGCCGGGCTGGACGCACCTGGGCGTCCTCGTCGCCTGGACGGTGCTGCTGACGGCCGCCGCGTCGCGCTGGTTCCGCTGGGAGTAGGGGAGGGGCCGTGCAGACTGGGGACATGACCGTGGTGGACACACAGATCGAGCGGCGCCTGGAACAGCTGCACATCTGGGGGCCGTACGCGCTGCTCGGCATCGGTGTCGTCCTCGCGGTCGGTTCCGCGGAGCTGCAGAGGGGCCCCGAGGAGTGGTACGCCGCAGGGGGCCTGGTCGTCGCCGCGCTCGTGCTCCAGACGTGGTGGCACGGCACCCGGCACCGCCGTGCCGACCGCGGCCGCAGCCCCTCGCGGGCCGGAACGGTGTACTACGCCGTGCGCTGGGCCATCGCCTTCGCCCTCACCTGGATCAATCCGTTCTTCGCGTTCTACGCCGCCACCGGCTACATGGACGCGGACGAGCTGATCCCGGGCATGTGGCGGCGGCTCGGACTGTTCGCGAGCGCGGTCACCGTGGCGGGCGCGCAACTCGGCGGACTTCCCGCGAGCGGCACGGGCGAGTGGCTCGGGTTCGCCGGACTCCTGTTCGTCAACTTCGGCCTTCAGGCGGTGGTCGCCCACATCACCGAACAGGAGGAGCAGCGCTCCAGGGAGCGCGCCGAGACCATCGAGGCGTTGCAGCAGGCGCTCGACGAGAACGCCGCCCTGCACGCCCAACTCCTCGTCCAGGCACGGGAGGCCGGGGTCGCCGACGAGCGCCGACGGCTCGCCGCCGAGATCCACGACACCCTCGCCCAGGGCCTGACCGGCATCATCGCCCAGCTCCAGGTCGTCGCGAACACGCCCGACGAGGCCCTGGCCCGCGAACACGCGCACCGGGCCATGGACCTGGCCCGGCACAGCCTGGGCGAGGCCCGCCGCTCGGTCCACAACCTCGCCCCGGTCGCCCTGGACGACGCGGGCCTTCCCGAAGCCCTGAAGCAGACGGTCGCCGACTGGGGCGAACGCACCGGTGTGCGCGCCGAGTTCACGGTCACCGGCATCGCTCAGCAGCTCCACGACGAGGTCTCCGCGACCCTCCTGCGGATCGCCCAGGAAGCTCTCTCGAACGCCGCCCGGCACGCCCGTGCCGCCCGCGTCGGCGTCACCCTGACCTTCCTGGGCGACGAGGTCATCCTCGACATCCGCGACGACGGCGTCGGCTTCGACCCCCTCGCCCTCGCGCCCCGCACCCGCACCGGCGGCTTCGGCCTCGACGGCATGCGCGCCCGCGCCGAACGCATCGCGGGCTCCCTCACCGTGGAGACCGAACCGGGCCACGGCACCGCGCTGTCGGCTCGCGTACCGTTGGTCCGCCATGACCAGTGACGTGCCGAACTCCGTACCGCTGCCCGTGCCGATCTCCCTGCTGATCGTCGACGACCATCCCGTCGTACGGGACGGTCTGCGCGGCATGTTCGAGTCCGCGCCCGGCTTCACCGTCCTCGGTGAGGCGTCCGACGGCGTCGAGGCGGTCGAGCGGGCCGCCGTGCTCGACCCCGACGTGATCCTGATGGACCTGCGCATGCCGGGCGGCGGCGGGGTCGACGCCATCCGGGAGCTGACCCGCCGCTCCGCCCGTGCACGGGTGCTCGTCCTGACGACGTACGACACCGACTCCGACACGCTGCCCGCGATCGAGGCGGGCGCGACCGGCTACCTGCTCAAGGACGCCCCGCGGGACGAACTGTTCACCGCGGTGCGGGCGGCGGCGGCAGGCCGAACCGTTCTGTCCCCGGCGGTCGTCTCCCGCCTGGTCTCCGCGGTCCGCGCACCCAAGACCCCACCGGGCGAGCCCCTGTCCGCCCGGGAGCGCGAGGTGCTCGCCCTGGTCGCCAAGGGCACCTCCAACCGCGAGATCGCCCGCGAGCTGTTCATCAGCGAGGCGACCGTGAAGACCCATCTCACCCACCTGTACGCCAAGCTGGGCGTCAACGACCGCGCGGCGGCGGTCGCGACGGCGTACCAGCGAGGGATCCTCGGCTAGCCGGGATACGGCAGCAGTCCGGCGGCCGTCCTCTCCCACGCCGACTTCAGCTCGGCGAGCAACTCCGGTCTGTCGGGGGCCAGGTCGGCCTGTTCGCGCAGGTCGGCGCCTAGGTCGTAGAGGTGGTCCTGGCCGGCCGAGTCCTGGTAGTACTTCCAACTCCCGCGCCTGAGAGCTCGATTGGCCCGCACCCGCCAGAACAGGTCGTGCTCCGGCGGCCGTTCGCCGCGCAGCAGGTACCCGGCCAGGCTCGCTCCGTCCAGCGGATAGGCCGGATCGGGTCGTGCGCCGGCCACCTCCAGGAAGGTCGCGGTCCAGTCGGGGGAGACGTTCGGCTCGTGGCTGACCTGGTTGCCGTCGATCCGGTGCGGCCAGCGCACGATCGTCGGCACCCGGATGCCGCCCTCCTGGAGCACGAACTTCTCACCGCTGAGCGGCCACAGGTACGACCAGCGCTCACCGCCGTTGTCGCTGGCGAAGTACACCAGCGTGTGCTCCTCCTGCCCGGAGCGGCGCAGTGCGGCGAGCACCTCGCCGACGGCCGCGTCGAGGCTCTGGACCATCTCCGTGTACTTCTCGACGGAGCCGCCGTCGTAGTGGTTGAGCGCCTTGGTGATGTCGGCCTGGGTCTTGGCGGCCCGGATCTTCGCCGCGATCTCGGCGCCGGTCTCCTCATCGCCCGCCGCGAGCCAGGGCCAGTGCGGGGTGGTGAAGTTGAGGTTCAGCAGCCAGGGCTTGTCGTGATCCCGGCCGACGTATTCGACGGCCCGCTCGGTCAGCACCTGGGTGTAGTACCGCAGGTCCTTGTAGGTCGCGTCACCCTCGTAGAGGTCGTAGTCGCCGAGCTGGCCGAGCTTGGAGAAGTACTCCAGCACACCCCCGTGGTTGCCGAAGAACTCGTCCCAACCGGACTTGGTGGGGCTGTAGTCGGGCAGCCAGCCGCAGTGCCACTTGCCGATGAGCGCGGTGGAGTATCCGGCCTTCTTCAGCAGCGAGGCGAGGGTCGGGTGGTTCGGGTCGAGCCCCTGAGTCCGGTTGGCGATCGGCTCGGCGAGGCCGCCTTGTGTACGCCCCGGATACCGCCCGGTGTACAGGCTGAACCGGGTCGGGGAGCAGGTCGCGGACCCCGAGTACGCGTCGGTGAACCGCACCCCCTGCCGGGCCAGCCGGTCCAGGTTCGGCGTCTTGATGTGGGGGGCGCCGTACGACGACAGGTCGGCCCAGCCGAGGTCGTCGCCGAGGATGACGAGGAGGTTGGGGCGCTTTCCGGAGCCGGACGGGCGCGAGGCGAAGGGCCGTTCGGCGGGAGCGGCTTCGGCGGCGGTCGTCGCAGCGGCGACGGCGGTCACAGCGCCACCGCCGACGAGACCACCGAAGGCACGGCGGGATATCTCGGGCATGTCATCGAGTGTGATCAGCCTGCCGATGTCATGGCCAGCGATCACATGAGCTGTTCACGGACCCGCAACACGCCTCAGCCGACCAC
This is a stretch of genomic DNA from Streptomyces sp. NBC_00285. It encodes these proteins:
- a CDS encoding ABC transporter ATP-binding protein, whose amino-acid sequence is MNQLPVAEPADVRRATTRLVKADTRAFTAALALNSLAALAGLAGPWVLGRIIDEVRKGHGVAAVDRLALTLVLCSLAQLVLSRWARYVGHRFGERTLARVREEFVDRTLALPASVVERAGTGDLTARGTADVATVGTTLRDAGPELLINSVQFVFLLAAVFVLDPLLGTVGVFGLLPIWFVLRWYLRRARDGYLAEGAATSDVAEILGATASGARTVEAHRLEERRVQASRDALDTARRTRLFTLYLRSVFFPVVEVAYILPVAGVLLVGGMLHARGVMSLGSVVAAALYLQQLATPLDQILVRVEQLQSGGASFARVEGLAQAPRSTEGGSPAPVDDRIDVTGVHYSYGRGVEVLHGVDLTVRPGERLAVVGPSGAGKTTLSRLLAGVDAPTSGTVTVGGVPVVGLGPEQLRRQVVLVTQEHHVFLGTVRDNLLIAEPGAGDEELWAALTAVGAEGWVRELPEGLDTALGEGGCRADGSQAQQLALARVVLADPHTLILDEATALLDPTTARHTERALAAVLEGRTVIAIAHRLHTAHDADRVAVMEGGLLTELGTHDELVTARGAYAALWGSWHGGRPVSDEGGKSV
- a CDS encoding ABC transporter ATP-binding protein, whose product is MIDAYEDPGTPDVRGGWRYLWWLVRCQPGRSVAGALLGSSWMVLLAATPYLMAKAIDEGLEPGDWTALAGWSFALFAVGSFNAWLSIMRHRTMTRVRMDANFRTVKVVVGQAVRLGAALSRRTGAGEVVTIGVGDVQTIAGALTVVGPGVGACAAYLTVAAVLISVSPVLAVVVLLGMPAVVLLVGPFLSRLQGAETEYRDRQGVLTARIADLAGGLRVLNGLGGKSLVADAFHRDSQRLRAQGYRVGAVTSWVQALGVGLPTLFLAVVTWLAARLAAQGDITVGELVAVYGYVAVLVGPVAFWVECGYQLSRGVVAARRVVRFLRLEPMEDLGTRDAPSEPSVLHDPESGVRVLPGRLTALACTRPADAAAVLDRLGRYTASTATWGGVPLEEIRLSQVREHILVADHEADLFAGDLREVVAPSRGAGLYRDTAPPRGATSSHELAAALHAAAADDIVQGLPDGLDSPMDAQARNLSGGQRQRVRLVRALLADPEILLAMEPTSALDAHTEALVAERLREARDGRTTLVTTTSPLLLDHADTVLYLAEGKLAATGTHRDLLSTDPGYRALVARDTDAEEVVR
- a CDS encoding ABC transporter ATP-binding protein; this translates as MTAPTASAPTADEEPGLSGPKDTDDAFDRDVLPTPPRATSLLLRSLLAPMRARVTVTTLLLLFQQAAVQAGPLLVAYAIDHAVPAFRDHDNGPLIAVGVGYLLCALVSGGLQYAFILVSARVNQDVLLDLRGRIFRHAQALSVDFHERYTSGRLISRSTADVESLRELLSEGLQELVTVVLSFLYISALLLWLDLALGAVAVASFVPLYLLMRGYRRRAGRVYTQRSTAIAAVIVKFVETMNGIRPVRAFRREAANDADFAVLNKRHERVNGDALLEMARYVVGSRLVANTAVAGIVLWGAYRVAQGSLELGVLAAAVLYLRRLYDPIDRLGMFLNSYQSAAASLEKIAGLLAQTPTVPEPATPRQLPAPESEHPGREVVFDGVRFAYRTGGEVLPRFDLTLPAGQTVAVVGSTGAGKSTLAKLLARFYDPSDGRVLLDGTDLRDLAVPELRRGVVMVTQEAFLFSGTVAENIAIGRPDASRAEIEQAAKAIGAHDFISALPDGYDTDVRKRGGRISAGQRQLVAFARALLADPAVLILDEATSSLDIPGERAVQRAMATVLKGRTAVVIAHRLSTVEIADRVLVMEHGRIVEDGAPAELVAGTGRFADLHRAWRDSLA
- a CDS encoding ABC transporter ATP-binding protein; the protein is MSTTRANTKDRSAVRTLLRLWPYVRPARARLFTAASVAILASCTGLVIPLVLKWMVDGPIADHDTAGVWRGALYLLLLGFAEALLFGLRRWLVARPLSHVEAEMRAGLYRHLQRLPVAFHDRWASGQLLSRGTTDLMLLRMFLAFPLTFLLVNAVTIIVGVIIMLLQDWALGLVILGPAIPVMITCVIFERRYAGVARLAQDQVGDLTTVVEESVLGIRIIKGFGRHRSQARAFRDLSGTLRGTELRKARLLAAIWGVIVTLPEVAIGAALVLGCVQVADGSLSAGTLVAFLSTALALRWPVDSIGFLLAMSQEAATATERYFEAMDEVPEQEEGNRAAGPHRPAADSDGLRFHHVRFRYPDAPEDSPPILDLIDLHIRPGESMALVGATGSGKTTLTALVPRLHELTSGHITLDGEDITAMSRQELRSKVAVAFEEPTLFSTGVGDNVLMGADEGELDRALSVAQADFVYALPQGTDTQVGEQGLSLSGGQRQRLALARAVVGAPRFLVLDDPLSALDVHTEAAVEAALRDVLADTTALIVAHRPSTVQLADRVALLSDGRITAVGTHHELLRTNAEYAHLMSGAGEEPGDESRTEPGQEPREESREEECAR
- a CDS encoding ABC transporter ATP-binding protein; its protein translation is MSVIEVSELRKSYGGRTVVDGISFTVEEGEIFGILGPNGAGKTTTVECVEGLRVPDAGRVRVTGLDPVANHARVARVLGAQLQESELQAKLTVREALELYTAFHEKPVDWRPLAERLGLAQKLTTRFGRLSGGQKQRLFIALALVGNPRIVVLDELTTGLDPRARRDTWELIEDIRANGVTVLLVTHFMEEAQRLCDRIAVIDKGRVAALDTPAGLIRRSAGGTVISFTPSAPLDDRELNALPGLAAIEHREGRLTLSGTDETVNAVLTLLARRHVTAHQLRVVDATLDDAFLDLTQEATA
- a CDS encoding ABC transporter permease — encoded protein: MNTAVLRTEVRLFRREPGALFWIVLFPTLLLVILGSIPSFRHHEADLGGLRTIDVYVPVAVLLGMIVGGLQSMPQTLTGYRERGILRRMATTPVRPSALLSAQMTVYGGAALASALVALAVGRLAFDVTLPEQLFGYLLALVLAVLAALALGAVISALSRTTKIAGAIGSAVFFPSMFCAGVWAPVQTMPHLLARIVGYTPFGAAAEALNRAAAGHWPGWTHLGVLVAWTVLLTAAASRWFRWE
- a CDS encoding sensor histidine kinase: MTVVDTQIERRLEQLHIWGPYALLGIGVVLAVGSAELQRGPEEWYAAGGLVVAALVLQTWWHGTRHRRADRGRSPSRAGTVYYAVRWAIAFALTWINPFFAFYAATGYMDADELIPGMWRRLGLFASAVTVAGAQLGGLPASGTGEWLGFAGLLFVNFGLQAVVAHITEQEEQRSRERAETIEALQQALDENAALHAQLLVQAREAGVADERRRLAAEIHDTLAQGLTGIIAQLQVVANTPDEALAREHAHRAMDLARHSLGEARRSVHNLAPVALDDAGLPEALKQTVADWGERTGVRAEFTVTGIAQQLHDEVSATLLRIAQEALSNAARHARAARVGVTLTFLGDEVILDIRDDGVGFDPLALAPRTRTGGFGLDGMRARAERIAGSLTVETEPGHGTALSARVPLVRHDQ